The Populus nigra chromosome 4, ddPopNigr1.1, whole genome shotgun sequence genome contains the following window.
CTCCGTGTTTTgtgcttctttttatttttatggtatttatAAATGCTCCTTCCCGTCCAATAAAATGCATCCATCCATTGCTGTAACCAaacaagaagggaaaaaaaaaaactcgactGCACCTTTGTACAGTTCCTGCGTACcgatattaaaatttaagtgCCTGCATACAGGAATATGGGTGGGAACACAGCTGTATAGCCTGGCTTTACAGGTATGCTCCGTGACCTGGCCTGAATCGAATTTGTTTTAACATGGCAGGTCAATGATCCGGTTTGTAGTGAAATCTTGCGGGGTCAGCtctacaatttttttcaagaaaaattatttaaatcgaCATTGTACATCATCCAAGCAGTGCCAAAAGGATGAAAAGAAGACAGGAAGAGGAGTTTTAAGCTCCTCGCATCTAGCAGTTAATTGTAGATATGCATTCAATTTTTCAACACGATCAAAATGTCTTTCTGCGGAGCAGATACTGATTTTTTGATGCCAAACTGCTAGAACCAACAAGATGACAGTggataaaaataagaacataaGCATCTACAAAGCACAACACGCATTCGAGGTGACATGCTTTGCCCCATGATTGGCATATGAAGTTGACTGGTCATCATATCACTAGAAGAAACAATCCAATACCAAAATTGAACACATGCATAAAAGACGAGATTTTGGCACTCATAACCCAGGATTCATTTTTCGTTATCTCAAAAGGCACTACGAAAGTCAACCTTATACACCAAATTTGATTGAAGAACAGGGATCCTAACTACTCGCGGATTACCTCCTGACAGGTGGTACAACGCCTCTGCCAGGGGCTGCTCCACGACCAGTAGCTTGAGCCTGCAGGAAGAGTACAGCCGCTAGTTAGTCCTTACAAGCTGAccacaaataaaaatagttgGAGGTGCTGAAATACAAAGCTGTTGAAGTGTTTTGGGCTCAAAAGAccacaaaagaattaaatttaagataTCAATGAGAGCAAAATGCTTACTTTGGACCGCATTGCAACAGATCTTCCCCTGCCAACACCTAGCGATGCACTCTTACCCTTCAAGCACATAAGAAATGGTTAATTAGAGATTGCCACAAAAATGACTCATTCAATAGAATACAAGGGCTCGCAAAGTGGGAGATACCTTGATTCTAGCATCCAAACGCTTGAACATGGGTGCATTCTTTAGCATATCAGGTATGACCATGAATCTGTTTAAATTTCACATTATCATCAACCAATTACAGTCAATATGTTAAAATCCAACAAACTGTCTCAATAACTACATGAGCTTTACTGAGGATATTATTAGCTACCTGACTTTACTGCCACGAATGAAAACATGCTCAAGCTGTGAGACCTTCCCATCCTGTCACGTGgaagaccaaaattaaaaaccaataaaaacccAGATACAATAGCCATAGCATCCAATCTCAAGAGATTTGCATCGGCGAGCATCAAAGAGACAGCAATTCAAATTGATTAGCTTGATCGAAAATCAAAACACTGATCGCTACGGGacaatataaaaaccaaatggcAAGCAATTAAAATCAGCCCTCTAAAATCTTTAAGCATTACCACATCtgcatccatccatccatctcAAAACTGAAAGTTCTCATTTAAATCTTTATGACTGATTAACTGCActttaaactaaatttatttcacATTCCATTgcaacaacagcaacagcatTATTTAACATCATATCATAAccatttcatcaatttaaacAGTTAAAAGCAAATACATTCAAAATTCACGGAGAGCATAGCGTGTCAatgcatgattaaaaaaacatcccACATCATTACCTGTAAAAAGCACTTAAAAAAGCCGGCAAAGAAAAACATACTCAATTTAGGGTTTCAAGGTCACAACTTCCTTCCCCTCTCCTCCGCAACAAAACACTAACATTGGttaacaaattttcaaaaagccCACGAAACTTTTCCCAATCTCACGCACTAGATCCCAGGGTTTCACAAAACAGTAAACGAAAAGGCTTCGAACTCGTAATTTCACTCTACAGCCGCAAAACCTAAGGTTTCATAagcatggataaaaaaaaataaaggagtgGTACCTTAGCAGTGTAAGTGATGCTCTCGAGCTGGCAATTCCAGTTATCCTCGCACTCTACCATGCTTCCTCTATAAAGCTCTCCGCTCTTCAGCTCCACCGTCACTATGTGACCGGAAGCCTCGTGTAGTAGCTTCACCGGAATCCCTAAGCTTCTGCTCATcgctcctcctcttcttctctctctgtgCAAAACCCTAATTAACCCCAAGAGACAAACAATCTAGTTCTTTCCCTGTCTAATACTGAGTTTTATTTATAGCAAGCAAGGGTACATTTGCCATTTTAGTGAATACAGGGACTCTTTCGTAATAACAGAGATTAAGTCCTGATGTGGCGTGACTGCACCATCTCTTTTACGGTTCTTGACGTGGCTTGCTAAGAAGACCATGTAAACGGCTGTAGTCATCATAAAAGTAAACGGCTGTAGAAGAAATCTCTCTCAGTCTAGAGAACCAGAGGTCGTTGGATATGAAGACTTTGTTGATTAACTCTCTGCCATCTAATCATCGGACTTTTTGTGGCAAATTGTGATTTCATGACATTTTCGCGGTGGTTAAAAGCTTCATAATGATCTATACCAGTTTTGTCtcatttagatatatttttttaaaatataatatttattatattaaaaatttaagataccCTTCGATCATCAAGCTACATGTCATTATATAATCATATATGTCCAATAAATTGGAAACACAGATAGTTCAATATGACTTGATGATTCAAAAATAACTCGAATTTtcgatcaaataattttaaaagtaaagaattgacattgatataaataaaataaatccaattgtgtagtttttttattacttttttctataaaataaaaaatattttattttttcataatatatgtattttatttaataaaaactaagtatgaaaaaaaaatattatgaacatCCATCAACTTTTGCTTTCAGGTAAAATTAGAGGGTATGAGATTTATATTAGGTAAATTTAGATGATCCAAAAACTTTTATTgtctaaaaaacattaaatggcATGAATGTTTTactgtaatttaatttataataaaatatctcttgagctacaataaaattatttatttattcttccgtccaaaaaaatcaaaccttttAAATAAAGGtgttgatgcttttttttcatatttttttaatgatatgaatattattttccCTATAGTCAACAAGATATAAACTTGTTGATCAGTGATTTTCTTAACTTTGTATAGGTTtctaacacaataaaaatacacaTTTGCTCttatagtaaataaaaaaaaactactgtgCTGCTAGATAAAagtattttagggtttttaaattttaatgcataatgcaatcatatttttaatattagaagaGACAAAACATAAGCTTATCATTCGaaggtattttgatatttttcaagaatttttttttaaatatttttaatgcttAAAACGGTTAGAGTATGTTTATCATATCCTAATGTGTGAATGGCATTCAAGTAATGCGTGTGACGTCACCCAATAAATGTAACTGGCATTTTGCTATCTCTCTAGATGCTTTACTGTGTCCTCTTCCATTTAGAATGACACATGGTACCTGACAGTGGTTGGATTGTCACCactaattgtttgattttttttcttttatttttttgttcataacAAGTAATTTACATCATTGTCCTATTTATTTTGTACTTTTCAATCCCAATCTTCATtctattaatttgttatttcatttctttttcatttatagaagtttttattctttttaatttaaccatcCAATTGCAATTCCTCACAtgtttggtttttcattttagtcatttaaaaaattttaattttgttcttgacatttttgttgagttttttttccctttcaatttcatcattcaatcaaaatttttgttgttttattctttACAGTTTAACCCtcactctttttattttttttcttttattaaagttatttttcaatccaattaaatcctctaattgaaaatttttatctccCCAACTAATGTTTTTCCTCACCCtcggttttttttctcaaactttttgtgtagttatttttttctttatagtttcatctttcaacatttaatttgttgggAATTCGGTTTCGTGCGGTTTTATTGTTctacattagtt
Protein-coding sequences here:
- the LOC133690900 gene encoding small nuclear ribonucleoprotein SmD3b-like, giving the protein MSRSLGIPVKLLHEASGHIVTVELKSGELYRGSMVECEDNWNCQLESITYTAKDGKVSQLEHVFIRGSKVRFMVIPDMLKNAPMFKRLDARIKGKSASLGVGRGRSVAMRSKAQATGRGAAPGRGVVPPVRR